One stretch of Candidatus Nezhaarchaeota archaeon DNA includes these proteins:
- a CDS encoding glycosyltransferase has product MDGNRYITIVIPTHNSEGTLPKVLDSLASMDYDKSLLKVVIVDDGSNDRTLEIAEDFRQRRLRLFHSVEVIRINERVTTSKVRNEGVKRAMPGSHLMFLDSDVILKPTTLTELLSLAENDPRVGAVGVLYLTSDPSIFEKAMYFRYMGKVSEGPAGTGALLVKREVLEKVGLFNESLGYPRTVYEDLEYVLRIRRAGYKVLIDGRSPLLHLKPLQRSNQGRKRGFTSLADAMRHYLTYFSFTKAHALSKALKAAPIVYKLEYVAYAATSITLLAMSLFSPWLFLLTTSLLLGVASFYSVISYRGRLGMMLRMLAGPAILISRLLRALTLTLFMIYLTLYSSLKPVLHRLTNK; this is encoded by the coding sequence ATGGATGGAAATAGATACATAACGATTGTAATCCCTACACATAATTCAGAGGGAACGCTACCTAAGGTTCTAGACTCGCTTGCCAGCATGGATTACGATAAGAGCCTTCTAAAGGTGGTTATTGTCGATGATGGCTCGAACGATAGAACTCTGGAGATCGCTGAAGACTTTAGGCAAAGGAGGCTCCGACTATTTCACTCAGTGGAAGTCATCAGAATAAACGAGAGAGTTACCACATCTAAAGTACGTAACGAGGGGGTGAAAAGAGCCATGCCTGGTTCTCACCTTATGTTTCTAGATAGTGATGTTATTTTAAAACCTACAACTCTCACCGAATTACTAAGCTTAGCCGAAAATGACCCAAGGGTGGGAGCTGTAGGTGTGCTATACCTAACCTCAGACCCCTCAATCTTTGAGAAAGCCATGTATTTTAGGTACATGGGGAAGGTTTCTGAAGGACCCGCAGGGACAGGAGCATTACTCGTTAAGAGGGAGGTTCTTGAAAAAGTAGGACTCTTCAACGAAAGTCTAGGCTACCCAAGGACAGTATATGAAGACCTCGAGTACGTGTTGAGGATCCGCAGGGCTGGATATAAAGTGCTCATAGATGGTAGAAGCCCCTTACTTCACCTCAAGCCTTTGCAAAGAAGTAATCAAGGAAGAAAGAGAGGATTTACGAGTTTAGCGGACGCGATGAGGCATTACCTCACGTATTTTAGCTTTACTAAAGCTCACGCGTTATCTAAAGCACTCAAAGCCGCACCCATAGTATATAAGCTAGAGTATGTCGCATATGCAGCGACGTCAATTACGTTACTAGCAATGAGCCTATTTTCTCCGTGGCTGTTTCTTCTAACAACGTCTTTGCTCTTAGGCGTGGCCTCTTTCTACTCAGTAATTTCGTACAGAGGGAGGTTAGGTATGATGCTCAGGATGCTGGCAGGACCAGCGATTTTAATTAGTAGATTGCTGAGAGCCTTAACGCTAACGCTATTCATGATTTACCTCACTTTGTACTCTTCATTAAAACCAGTCCTGCATAGGTTAACTAATAAGTGA
- a CDS encoding FkbM family methyltransferase translates to MIVDYFADGPEVLEVFVPEPGQTVVDVGAHVGAYTILSAKRVGEVGKVIAIEAHPDNYKVLLKNLMLNGLRNVIPVNIAVSDCEGYLRLYSGKDAEIRPSGWHSTIPNHVYVCRDSYLVVPCTKLDSLLTKIGVEDIDWIKMDVEGAELSVLKGAKNTLITSRQLRIVLEVHTNYREVISFLKNLGFNISTVSVHKDGREHILAIKEELIKSNMHQPL, encoded by the coding sequence ATGATAGTTGACTATTTTGCTGATGGCCCAGAAGTTCTTGAAGTGTTTGTCCCTGAGCCAGGGCAAACCGTAGTAGATGTTGGCGCGCATGTGGGTGCGTACACTATTCTATCAGCCAAGCGCGTAGGTGAAGTCGGAAAAGTAATAGCTATCGAAGCGCACCCTGACAACTATAAGGTGCTTTTAAAGAATTTAATGCTTAATGGGCTTAGGAACGTGATTCCAGTAAACATTGCGGTCTCAGACTGTGAAGGCTACTTGAGGCTATATTCAGGAAAAGATGCGGAAATACGTCCATCGGGGTGGCACTCAACGATCCCCAACCATGTATATGTGTGTAGAGATAGTTACTTAGTAGTTCCATGCACAAAACTAGATAGCCTGCTGACAAAGATTGGTGTGGAGGACATTGATTGGATTAAGATGGATGTTGAAGGTGCTGAATTAAGCGTATTGAAAGGAGCAAAGAATACCCTAATAACTAGCCGTCAACTGAGGATAGTTTTAGAAGTACACACTAACTATAGGGAAGTAATATCTTTCCTGAAAAACCTTGGCTTTAATATAAGCACCGTATCAGTTCACAAAGACGGCAGAGAGCACATCCTAGCCATAAAGGAAGAATTGATTAAGTCAAACATGCACCAACCCTTATGA